The following are encoded in a window of Maylandia zebra isolate NMK-2024a linkage group LG5, Mzebra_GT3a, whole genome shotgun sequence genomic DNA:
- the elf3 gene encoding ETS-related transcription factor Elf-3: MSSPCLSTVLTHANLTMYQTGLPDVLQHQATMLSSISPLQISNPAYSSNIAGQGYRQISPNYWTADHVLEWISDQVESTKFDANTLSLANCAMDGSALCQMNREQMIGIFGVQLGPHLYQSLQEHKSKMPEMQMLSGQELNETCQLLDNFLDNLGQNFPLLSTIKIGQAEEAVNKREFDYQDDYDLTTLTMEPMTPLRDTGYLSDNHSDSEYSSSSNTGMFGFPSIGSPESGSSESDPEFSYPPISKVYIKPENGESRLKRPRGRPPKVSREHSSNIYDNPKKNKHAPRGTHLWEFIRDILIHPEKNQGLMKWEDRREGVFKFLKSEAVAQMWGQKKKNSSMTYEKLSRAMRYYYKREILERVDGRRLVYKFGKNSSGWKIEEIGMTM, encoded by the exons ATGTCATCGCCGTGCCTCAGCACTGTTCTGACTCATGCTAACCTAACCATGTATCAGACTGGTTTGCCAGATGTGCTGCAACATCAGGCCACTATGCTTTCCAGCATCAGTCCGCTGCAAATCAGCAATCCAGCATACAGTTCCAACATAGCTG GTCAGGGGTACAGGCAGATCAGCCCTAATTACTGGACAGCAGATCATGTGTTGGAGTGGATCAGTGACCAAGTAGAGAGCACCAAGTTCGATGCAAACACCCTTAGTCTGGCAAACTGTGCCATGGATGGCTCCGCCCTTTGCCAGATGAACCGGGAGCAGATGATTGGGATCTTTGGTGTGCAGCTTGGCCCACACCTCTATCAGAGTCTACAGGAGCACAAGAGCAAAATGCCTG AGATGCAGATGTTATCAGGACAAGAATTGAACGAGACCTGCCAGCTCTTGGACAACTTCTTGGACAACCTTGGACAGAACTTTCCTCTACTCAGCACAATTAAAATTGGTCAAG CTGAAGAAGCTGTCAACAAAAGAGAATTTGACTATCAGGATGACTATGATCTGACTACTCTGACCATGGAACCAATGACACCACTGAGAGACACTGGCTACCTGTCTGATAATCATTCTGACAGCGagtacagctcctcctccaacA CTGGCATGTTTGGCTTTCCAAGCATCGGTTCACCAGAGTCTGGCAGCAGCGAATCTGACCCCGAGTTCTCTTACCCTCCGATTTCAA AAGTGTACATCAAGCCAGAGAATGGAGAGTCCCGATTGAAACGACCACGGGGGCGACCTCCTAAAGTCAGCAGAGAGCACAGCAGCAACATATATGACaatccaaagaaaaacaaacatg CACCTCGTGGCACTCACCTGTGGGAATTCATCAGAGACATTCTGATCCACCCAGAAAAGAATCAGGGCCTAATGAAATGGGAGGACCGCCGTGAGGGTGTCTTTAAGTTCCTCAAATCTGAAGCTGTGGCTCAGATGTGGggccagaagaagaaaaacagcagcatgACATATGAAAAGCTCAGCCGTGCAATGAG GTATTACTATAAGAGGGAGATTCTGGAACGAGTCGATGGCAGGAGGCTTGTATACAAGTTTGGAAAAAACTCCAGTGGCTGGAAGATTGAGGAGATTGGTATGACTATGTAA